The Procambarus clarkii isolate CNS0578487 chromosome 24, FALCON_Pclarkii_2.0, whole genome shotgun sequence genomic interval aaagacttgctgttaggacatgaggtaaatgaaatgtatgtcaagttttgtgaaatatatgataaagacacaacaaaatttataccaaagcagagatgcagaactaggaaacaggattggttcaacagaaattgcaagagggccagagaccaaaagatacaaaaatggaatcaatataggaagaggccaaacccccaaagataccagcaatacaaagatgcaagaaacaactacacggcagtgaggagagaggcagaaaatttttttgaaaaagggattgcggacaacaaCAAAGTGTAGGTAAAGGAAAATATtccgaggttgaaaatgggaaatagattcacggaaaaaagaaatgtgtgaaacattaaacgaaaagttccaaagtgtgtttgtacaaaatgaaatcttcagggaaccagacacaataagaattccagagaacaacatagagcatagaggtgtctagagacgaagtggaaaaactgctcaaggagctaagtaagaacaaagcagttggtccagatggagtttcaccatgggttctgagagaatgtgcatctgagctcagcagttcacttcaattgatttttcaggcatccctgtgtagatGAGTTGTAGccaatgtgtggaaaaaggctaacatagttccaatctacgaaagtggcagcagggaagaccccctcaattatagaccggtatcattcatTAACAAGtgtaattgtcaaaatattggaaaaaataattaaaactaaatgggtaggtagaacacctggagtgcACCCCCACATGAAATTTGGAATTCCATTTGTCAAATGTTAAATTCCagtcaaatggaatttaatgtgaataaatgccatgttatggaatgtggaactggagaacacagatcccacacaacctataaattatgtgagaaatctttgaaGAATTCTGACagagagagatctaggggtggttccaggtagaaaactgtcacctgaggaccacattaagaacattgtgcgaggagcctatgctgcactttctaatttcagaattgcctttaaatacatggatggcgaaatactaaagaaattggtcATGACTTTTgtaagaccaaagctggaatatgcagcggttgtgtggtgcccatatcttaagaagcacatcaacaaactggaaaaggtgcaaagacatgctactaagtggctcccagaactgatgggcaagagctacaaggagaggttagaggcattaaatatgcaaaaactagaagatagaagaaaaaaaagaggcaatatgatcactacgtacaaaatagtaacaggaatcgataaaattgatagggaagaattcctgagacccggaacttcaagaacaagacgtcattgatttaaactaacgaaacaaagctgccggagaaatataagaaaattcactcttgtaaacagagtagtagacggttgaaacaagttaggtgaggtggtggtggaggacaaaaccgtcagtaatttcaaagcgttatatgacaaagagtgatgggaagacaggacaccacgagtgtagctctcatcctgtaactacacttaggtaattacagactGTACATGCATAACCATTTATAACAATACATGAAGGGGTACCCAGCTGTGCCCAGGTCTCTTCCACCATATACACATGGaatatactggagggacaggtcccaaatctgcacagtaaaataacaacatactggagtgaacgatatggaagaaaatgcagaatagaaccagtgaagagcagaggtgccataggcacaatcagagaacactatataaacttcagaggtccacggttgttcaacatcctaccagcgagcatcagaaatattaccggaacaaccgtggacatcttcaagagaaaactagattgttttcttcaaggagtgctggaccaaccgggctgtggtgggtatgtgggcctgcgggccactccaagcaacaacctagtggaccaaactctcacaagtcaagcctggccttgggctgggCTTGCGGAATatgagaactcccagaactccatcaagcaggtaccactTGTCTCTCCACTTCCTTCCCCTAATCATCACCCCTTTTCCCTCTCAGAAAGTTTATTATTACAAAGCACTAACTgctgaacaactccaagcaaaaCTCAATAAATATTACAGACTTTACTTCATGATAATAATATGGAAGAGGGGGATGGGGTCTATAAATGCAGAACATTTTAGGCCAACATTGACTGGCCTACGATACTTCCCTACCCAACATGATTCATCTCGGAAAGTTGGGCAAGGTTAGCTCCAAccttagacagacagacattccatTTTATTGATATAGATTGTAGATCAATGCACAAGACAAATACAATACTATACAAATAGACACACTTTAGTATTACCTGACTTGTTGCTCCAACACCAGAAGCAATCTGTTGAGCTCCACTTGATACTGCAAACTGGTTCTTTGAGACTTCAATTTCACCTGTTAGCAATGAAACAGCTGATAAATAATGTTTTTCTCATTATTATAAATGCCCATTGTACAAGCTTTTAACACTACTGTATAGCACTCTTCGAACGTTCATGGCATCCGATTTTTTTCTCTTGAGTCCGAGCATCGGACTGTGCTGGCGTTCAATAAAAAAAtagttgtataaaattcatttattatccgatcaacttcgggatagttttaaaatgcgcgcctttagagtgcgcacaatttgataccaaaatgaaaaatgtaacacaaaaatttatgtcagaacactggaaagatataaataattttgtgatgatgagcgtccaaaattaaaatatttgttaaaattccagttattgctctattattatgggaatagttttaaaatgtgcgcctttagattgcgaacaatttgataccaaaatgaaagatgaaacatgaaaatttatgtcagaacactggaaagatataaataattttgtgatgatgagcgtccaaaattaaaatatttgttaaaattccagttattgctctattatcatGGGAATAGTATTAAAAGTATGCACCTTTATTTTGCGAGCAATTTgatgccaaaatgaaagacataacacgaaaatttatgttatcaaactgaacgagtgtaCACATTAGGCTGCAGTGTGCAAATTGGTACTCGTTCACGGGTGCTTTGCTGCGGGGAGTCACGCCGGGCTTTTGAACATTATATGgatatacacctgcagggaatttaattgccaacacaatgataccaaaatgaatgacgtagcacgagaattaaggtgagaaaactgaaacgagtatatacattttactgattttgtgcactCACACGTAACTTTCgccaactttaggctttgctgcggggagtcacgctgggcttttggacattatacgcatatacacctgtagggaattctattgcaaacacaatgataccaaaatgaacgacgtagcatgagaattaaggtgagaaaactgaaacgagtatacacaattcagtgtgctatcatctgccaatcttttgaccatttcaaaacttgaagtgatagcgagtcttcttccgtgttaatttccctaccgatttagtttcttaccatgtggggtttgttttgttatgcatacctttctgggtgcctaaccccagtcgatggcagataaggaaatcccccaaccacaagggggtttttcagggccattgctccctgaaaccactCTGAAGGGGCTAGATTCTagggctggtccctggtaggtctgaactccatagctaatgtcccggtctaatataacatacattagcccgataagctccagggagccgtaggggctccccacagaaaataacttaaaaatgttaaacaaatctccaactttttGGCTTCAGTGTCATAAAACTTTCAGCAAAATATTTTCAAAAATTGACTTTAGACGAATTTTTGAAAAataagaacgttttgttgataaggagaacagctcctaataactggaactgaaagattatgcagtaataaagagatgcaagcacctgtctgacACTCAAAGAAGAAcaatagtaagaagtgtccacaaagtggatatgcagctggtcccTTTATATCATAGttaataatacataataacaaataataatgaataactatgttattatgatctattttgttatatatcatataaatacattgtccaatgttaatatatgttactttcatcaatgtcccaTAAATATTTTTGTAggggattttttttaattttagttttgttctcctttgtttattatctgattttgttgtaacctttacatcctggagagtgcatatgttcccctaactatgtgaagatagaatgaaattggtcaacaaataagtcGGTCACAACTTGCAAAACTTCGGACTTAATTTTTTGGGGCTGATTTTTCtctgatttcaaactctattttctttgtctctttaggttgttttgatgattagggaccatattagtttttttttacttatataaagtataccctaattatatcccctaaatcattataattattataattatccctatattttgtgttatttgggggttattttttcttgacttcatttcaacacatattgacctacaactttcacatattcgagtacgaatgctaaacaatgtttattaaaacatacaattaaattaacgaattaaaactacctttattcagtgctgataacttcaacttcaattatctctgaaactagagtttcaactttgagtagcttctaaaattccagtttttgaccgattctcactattttgaTATTGTGTGctgagctgtctgttctacaatcccttcagaatggatttttcatgaACTTTATACATATGGAGTTAAAAAATTGTTTGGTTTAAATTtgccgcatatttcaaatgccctattgacgattttttttacagtaaactatactgaaaacctatatgaatataatttgatgaaaatgaagatcatatgctattctgagagaatagtaacattaaatgaacaattggtgatagttcatattttttattctttaatgaaaatctgaagttttcagtattcaattttaaaataaaattttgattctcttgtttttcaagttacgctGTGATCAATTAGATAAAGTTAGAACATTTGTATAATTAATTATGCAAAAAAATTAtaaagtgtttgtgcaagttttagaaacttatgttaaattattttttgtcaaataatatatgtatgtattgcacGGTCTATGGGTTAATTATGTTAACAGTCAATTTCATGTAGATTCCATCTCACATAGGCCTCTAAATGCAcgagagctgatgagttagccaagaaATCTGCCTTCAAAGCTGTTGGTTACATTGGAATGCCTATAAGCTCTTTGAAAACAATAATGCACGAACAAGTTCAAAGAAGTGAAATCtacactagtaattccatctctatcatcatactatcatgcaagaagagCCACATAACTAtggatataatatataattagcaGACTCCTAAATGTTACAAGTCTTGGTCTACCTCTGTAGTAGACCATGTTCAATTCTGAAGCAATTATGTGGTGAAAGTTGTAAATATGATACTCCTTGACCTGTCAAATTTCTATTCATACAGGAAGTCCCATGACTGGTGATTAATGAAATAACACCTTGCCCCAAGTGTAAGAGTGCCATCTACCTTGCAATGGTTCTAGGAATCTttgtccccacggcccagtctcTGACTTGGTCTCCAGGGTccagattcccgaagcagttacgcaagtacttacgaaactgtacatcttgtctcaatctttggtggctttgtttacaattattaaacagttaatgagctctgaagcactggGAGGCTGttgataacaataacagttgattgggaagttttcatgcttgtaaactgtttaataaatgtaaccaaagccgtcaaagattgatgacagatgtacacgttcttaagtacttgtgtaactgcttcgtgaatctggcccctggttggtggtctggtcatccAGGCTATTAGATGCCACTGCACACAGTCTGAGGTGGATGCATGTACAAAACAGCACTTTTGGGTTTGCCCTCTGTAGCTTCATGGTGCATTAGCTCTGGTACCACACACATTCACGAAACTACCAAGCTTCTGAAATTGTACAGATCACAACACACAATACTGTACTAAAATCTGGTGTGCTCATAAAGGTAAGAAAAGCATGAGGATCCAAATTCATcctcaaaaaataaagtaaagccACTCCACTCACCTATGAACACACCAAATTTAGGTCTAGAAGCCTGGTAGTTTTGCGGATGTCTCAGTGATACCAAAGCCAATGTACCTGGAACCTACAGAGGCCACCAagaaaagggcatttcattatGTTCAATGTTTGATTTTTAGATGAGAATTTATGGTAAGAAAAGCTCCCATGTGGAAACAATGCCTATATTCTCTACAGAGACCACACCATGAACAATTTATATGCCCAAGAGAATTATGACATTTCCATACctctaatatataaaaaaaactttttGGTTTTTAAATACTTGAATACTAGTACTCACCTGTGTTTTTAAGACAATTTTTCTTCAGTCTAAGGGGGGCAGGCCGAATCTGGTCTTGAACAGGTTTACCTCTTCTAGATTCTTTATTGGCACCTCTGGTCAAGTTGAAGCCACTAGTACCAACTGAGGGGTTGTCTTCCACAATACAAATTTCAACGTTACTGCTTCGTCCAACGTTTAATTGGTCATCTTTGCCTCCAGAAGAGCTTACACAATTTTGGATATCGACTTTTTTTCCACAATAATCTTTCTTATTAGATGATTTTAAACAGTTTCCAGAGTCTTTGGCCACTGATTTACTTAGTGGACTCATGCGCTGGCATGCCAGCTGTTCAGTTGTCAGTTGTACATCAGAAGCTAGATTTGTTATCTTTGATGTTTCTACATTCtgagctgatgatgtgctgggctCAGCAATATCAAAAGATTTATCATCAGATAAGATAAATGTTCTTCTCATGGGCCGCTTACGTTTATTTTCCACAGCAGAACACTGTTTGTTTACAGCAAATGTGTCTGATTGTTCCAAGGATTCAACCTTTCTCCTCTTATTATTAGGTGTTACTTTTGAGTTTACATCTAATAAATCTTCATCTCCAGATAAGTGGCTTTCTACTTCAATGTCTTCTGTGGTACCAACTGCTTCAATATTTTTCTCAACTTCACTGTGATGCATCTTAGAGGACAAAACTTCTGTGCATTCTGTGCTTGTGTCCTTTGGCACTGAAGATTTATCAATTTCTATCCGACCACGCGAAGAATGTTTACGCTGCGAACTAGATGGGAAAATTTCAAAATCCTCAGCTTCATCCGACTCATACACAAAGCTTTTCTCATAATCCTGACTACTATTAAACAACTTATCTTTTCTACTTAATAATCCTGAATGTTTTGATTGTTTGCGACCAAGACCTAAATGCAATCCTCTCtttcttctttccttctttccttGAACATCAATCCAATTTCCATCATTCATGCAAATATCAGGTAAAGAATCTTCTGATATCTGAGATTCCACTTCATAAGAATCAGTTGCTTTATGAGCATTCCTAAGAGTCCTATGCTGGATAACATTTTCTGAACAAGCATCTAAATCTAGACCATGTTTTCGAGTTTGTATTTTTGAACGCTCTAAGGAGTCCTTCAATCTTCTATCTACTGTAAGTGGGAATGACCATTTCATTTTATCCCTAATGTGTTTACTCTGATATTCCCCAACGCTTTTCATCATGGCATTAATCATGTTCAAAATTCTTAAAACACAATCCTTTGCTGGCTCTTTCCTGCTTCTAAAGTAGGCCTTAGATGGTTCTTCCTCCTCCAGTCGCCTCCTCTTGAGAGGGACATCAGGATTATCTTCAATAAAAAATACATTTACCTTTCTTTTTCTATCACTTTTAAAGTTATAACTAAGATTTTCTTCATTATCTGATAAATCCATGTTTGCACACGATGTATGTTCTTTTACCTTGTCACATAGTTTAGAACTACTATTCATAGGTGAAGAGTTAACGTCTTGTGAAGTACTCTGTATCATTATGTTTTCATCCTCTGTGGAGATTCCTTTTGCTGACATTTCAGGTTTCTGCAATTTGTTCCGAGATTCTCCATGTCGTGAATCAACTGGAAATGAAGATTGTAATCTATTAGCTTCGGTGCTCAGAGATGCACCTGGTGTAGGAAGTAtaaaatcatcatcatcatcatcatcaattgTAGCCTCTATTGTATGCTGTATTGACTGTACCTCAAGAGTGTTGGACACCTTTGCATCCTGCAAATTTTGTATCTTCTCTCTGGTACTATTAGATGAGGCAAGACCTTCTAATATTTTCTTCTGACCAATAATTGGAGACAATAACTGTACCCCATCATCTTCTTCATATCCCTCTTGCCAACTGTTTCTGGTATTACAGGGAAGAGGCTGAGAGAGGCGATTTATCTGGTCGAGACCTTTATCCGACTTGGCACTTTGTGATGGAACTATTTCTATACTAGACGACCTTAATGATCGTCTAGgctcaatttgacagttattttgtaAAGCTTTTCTACCTTTTGTAATGCTACTTGTAATATTATTTGCCTCCTGTTCTTCTACTTCAACAGCTTCCTGGTTGGTAGCAGACATTGTACATAGTTTCATTTCATTTCCTTGAGAATTGCTCTCATTCATCTTGCATATTTGCTGAGAATTTCTCTTGGGAGTTTTTGGTACACTTGAGGTTTCCAAAGTTTGTAAATCACAAAACAAGTCCTCTTCAGACCCATGAGGTTGAGCTTGAGATCCTCCCACTGTACTTACTGAAGGCTGGCTGTTAGGCCTAGTCGCAATAGGTGCCGAGCTAGTTAAGGAACAAGAAGGTGAAGGAGACTCACTTGATACCAACAATTCTGGGGACCCTGAACGGAGAAGGTCCAAATCAGGAGTAACATAACCACTACCTGAGAGGCAGTTTGTATCGGCTCCATCTTCTGGCGGAAGAGCCACCACATCAGAGTCGCCTGAATTTTCTTCATTTCCATGCTCCTCATTACAACCAACTTCAGCATGACAGTTTTTCTGCAAAACAAATATTATCTGAATAGGTTTAAAATAAATTTAATTGTGTTTGTGGAAGACAGCAATGTTCACAAAAAAAGGCAAAAACCCCTAAAAATCCTAAAACCCTAAAAACCTGGTGAGAAACTAAACAACCCACAGCCACACATCCAGTACCAATCAAGTAAACCTAAGGCTAAGGTAGCAAAGAACCATGAAAAAATGGTACCCTCACCAAGTAAACCACTACTGAGCACTACCAGCTGTAAAGAAACGGGTCAAAACACAAAAACACACTATGACACACAAGTCATATATAGACAGGTATAAACCCACTGCTTTGATAAACAAAGTTTCAGCTGATGAACACAAGTCATTAAACTTTATTCTGGTTCTTCACCTGACAGGTGCAATATATTGTCAGAAAATTAATGTGAGGAGTTTGGTGAGTTAGACCATTGTTCAAATGTTGCCATCTGGCAGGAGAAGGCTGCAGGTGAGTTAGACCATTGTTCAAATGTTGCCATCTGGCAGGAGAAGGCTGCAGGTGAGTTAGACCATTGTTCAAATGTTGCCATCTGGCAGGAGAAGGCTGCAGGTGAGTTAGACCATTGTTCAAATGTTGCCATCTGGCAGGAGAAGGCTGCAGGTGAGTTAGACCATTGTTCAAATGTTGCCATCTGGCAGGAGAAGACTGCAGACAAGCCAACCAGTAGCTTGCTTAAGCACTCGCTGGCAATCTTAGAGTTGCCAAGAAGATTATAACCCCAATTTTTGTTGTTAGGGTGTACACAATTTGCTCTTATTAtagctcatagtagctggcaaatATTCTGGAGCTCTAAATCTGATATTACTGAAGAATATATTATATTCTGCTCACATGAGCTTCTGGTGTCAGTGTTGGGATTATGTCTACTCCCAGGTATTTTTCTTGCAATGTTTCTTGTAATTGCCATTCCTTTATGGTGTAATTAAATACAGATCTCCCTTACCCATTTTCATTATTTTAAACTTATTTGGATTAAAATCCAGCAGCCAATTATCTGCCTACTCttgaagtttgttaaggtcttctTGCAGCATTCCTACAGTCCTCTCCTCATTAGGTTTGCATCACATGCAAACATCAATATGACAAATTCACTCCATCTGAGATCATTTACAAGAATTGAAAAAGAGCAATTGTCCTTGAACAGAGCCCTTTGGAACAccacttcccaccactcctctccAGCCTGACATATCCTCTCTGACTTTGATCCTTTGTTTCCATCTGTCAAGTACTCCAGTACCCAGTTTAGAGCATTCATGTTATTTCCACCTTGTATATTTGTCTTTTGTGAGGAACTGTATGAAAAGCTTTTTGGCAATCTAGGAATGTGTATGTAATGCAATTTAACACTATAACAACCATCTTTTTCAGCACTACCATCTGACTTGACTACTGTTTTTGCATTCTCAGCTTCTTATTTCTACTATTTTcaataaaaccagcattgaatgtaatgaaacgccattttctgggtaagaccCAGAGCTAaactgggctgatgtgtatatatattagaccgtgccaACAGTCAGTCGAAGGAGTTCtaggtgttggatatttccaacaccgaatacaacattgttatagtctcattacttattactaaccatactaaatattgtagtaagtaaaattaacaactcgtagaattctcatgtactaataattcatctgtgcattaggctagaattctcacgtcacctgacgccagtattgcgtcagatttccttacagtaaacacattatatccaatttgtgtgagaattaaatacgattctccataattaaagcattctgtatgacaactgattgcagacgaattgttctctaactaaaagccgaatagagcgttagaatcatagcgtctacctcgcgatagatttaacgtcatcaatgaacgccatggggagacattaattcctctcccttatatatttactattcttaaattggtaaataataataatttgttcctctaaataataaacccgtccagtctttaacgtttcaagcgcgaatgcgagaaatattaatgttcaagacaataatttgtgttatgaacgtcgactcggcgtgggttggagggacgccatccccctcagtacgcggacacgtgcagagccgaaaggaggcagaactgtgtttaccgtactcataaaagacgccattgcccagcaaatcgggcaggtgttattcatcctcagatgaaagccgccactgtgaggcgtgaacgaccttgcagataatatcttcaactagtgctggtgttaaatgagggacccctagacttggttcctgacgacacgtgatcagccagcttgaaacgcatcacaatccaggataggttcaccggagcctgggatgcgaaattacggcaatcttaatacttatacagtgcccacagctaagtaccctttatttgatgcatcatttacaggtctaataatagcggggtgattgttcgtcacgcggcgagataacacctaataacaggtgattagaattccatctgtagatattaatagttttgaatatgaattgattagttaaatcaattgctactggtagttatttatcttgcagctcgagagacgaattcctcatgctgtcttctccatgttaaccgtaccattcgtcagtgtaccagacttggagattaagaggactgccatggttatctaaaggaatctgctaccagctaaggcttatttctttttatccatttccttgcaatttgatgtattcagaatgtttgatattaatgtgtgatttactgtaactcattactatgctcatattcatgttcttctttatgtgaatgatattatattcagcattctttataggattagattattattaattgaattagtgaacgaaccacactgattcctggacgtactgacctccagtaataaccccccaatgtaggtgtttgaggtttgtttctttaataatacagcccattaattattcttatgatcatactttctagttatatccatagtcactggttttctctagaattttatctaatgatctgaaattctcagtttccctctttactttaaaagcgggtggtccttcgtaatttaatttactactttaattgttaattaatcagaatcaagcccaaatatcccacattatggtccttatcgaaccagataggcattaaatttataattaaaatattaaatattaataactaatccttgtgtgatagaatctagactaactatttaattaattgtgtcaactaacagtgtaacacatcagttagcctagatcacactaacagctaccttatacatagctttagtgggtcataaccaattacccacaacatttagacctacacttcatactgaagtagaatccttaggtcaccaagagcaacagctcataaccttatattaatcactaacaccaattaagtaagtaagtaattatcaaaagaaggcaccaaaccgggaaggctatgtagcaccatcaaatacgcaaaataatcagagggcgctaaatatcaccaaggatgccaatacgagaacaaaaacgcataaggcgaacgatatcaaaagtatccaagtcaccaagaattctatcgagggacaggtgaccgcgaggggcggtcggaaagcaagacacacgctcgtcctggaagtcaggacattcaagaaggacatgcacgaccgtaagagggacaatgcaactaggacaataaggagcagggcggcgctccatcaagtgaccatgggttaagcgagtatggccaatacgcaacctcgctagagctgtttcccaccgccggttacggtgcaaggaggacggccacgaggaaacacaacatttaagagtacgtagcttgt includes:
- the LOC123761783 gene encoding uncharacterized protein isoform X4, yielding MNLNCPPLHTSIMSRRKESKMERIRAEEDELDRRLQEAGMYEDGMDVEMKKIMLQTLEESRKSAQEEEHQRKQWEKQEVQIYKDTLNKSFNKNTEKNCHAEVGCNEEHGNEENSGDSDVVALPPEDGADTNCLSGSGYVTPDLDLLRSGSPELLVSSESPSPSCSLTSSAPIATRPNSQPSVSTVGGSQAQPHGSEEDLFCDLQTLETSSVPKTPKRNSQQICKMNESNSQGNEMKLCTMSATNQEAVEVEEQEANNITSSITKGRKALQNNCQIEPRRSLRSSSIEIVPSQSAKSDKGLDQINRLSQPLPCNTRNSWQEGYEEDDGVQLLSPIIGQKKILEGLASSNSTREKIQNLQDAKVSNTLEVQSIQHTIEATIDDDDDDDFILPTPGASLSTEANRLQSSFPVDSRHGESRNKLQKPEMSAKGISTEDENIMIQSTSQDVNSSPMNSSSKLCDKVKEHTSCANMDLSDNEENLSYNFKSDRKRKVNVFFIEDNPDVPLKRRRLEEEEPSKAYFRSRKEPAKDCVLRILNMINAMMKSVGEYQSKHIRDKMKWSFPLTVDRRLKDSLERSKIQTRKHGLDLDACSENVIQHRTLRNAHKATDSYEVESQISEDSLPDICMNDGNWIDVQGKKERRKRGLHLGLGRKQSKHSGLLSRKDKLFNSSQDYEKSFVYESDEAEDFEIFPSSSQRKHSSRGRIEIDKSSVPKDTSTECTEVLSSKMHHSEVEKNIEAVGTTEDIEVESHLSGDEDLLDVNSKVTPNNKRRKVESLEQSDTFAVNKQCSAVENKRKRPMRRTFILSDDKSFDIAEPSTSSAQNVETSKITNLASDVQLTTEQLACQRMSPLSKSVAKDSGNCLKSSNKKDYCGKKVDIQNCVSSSGGKDDQLNVGRSSNVEICIVEDNPSVGTSGFNLTRGANKESRRGKPVQDQIRPAPLRLKKNCLKNTGEIEVSKNQFAVSSGAQQIASGVGATSQRLNDDDQARSIEREEDSDGETVPCPLCLKTFPREQIEVHASDCSEIPESPQKQPKEVSRRVNRKQNQRGHLVEEVEVEHITENTKSSGSTKLENTRTPTGHERCLICKKTFKEGGDYLIHVNACKRMEDIKDSIVSPMASRTPGNKSGNPEGSARTPDRGIGRPRPNVRTGSLFEHLEDLRQLSFAGFPAILVFLNECVDAATRKLSAPVYLP
- the LOC123761783 gene encoding uncharacterized protein isoform X6 encodes the protein MNLNCPPLHTSIMSRRKESKMERIRAEEDELDRRLQEAGMYEDGMDVEMKKIMLQTLEESRKSAQEEEHQRKQWEKQEVQIYKDTLNKSFNKNTEKNCHAEVGCNEEHGNEENSGDSDVVALPPEDGADTNCLSGSGYVTPDLDLLRSGSPELLVSSESPSPSCSLTSSAPIATRPNSQPSVSTVGGSQAQPHGSEEDLFCDLQTLETSSVPKTPKRNSQQICKMNESNSQGNEMKLCTMSATNQEAVEVEEQEANNITSSITKGRKALQNNCQIEPRRSLRSSSIEIVPSQSAKSDKGLDQINRLSQPLPCNTRNSWQEGYEEDDGVQLLSPIIGQKKILEGLASSNSTREKIQNLQDAKVSNTLEVQSIQHTIEATIDDDDDDDFILPTPGASLSTEANRLQSSFPVDSRHGESRNKLQKPEMSAKGISTEDENIMIQSTSQDVNSSPMNSSSKLCDKVKEHTSCANMDLSDNEENLSYNFKSDRKRKVNVFFIEDNPDVPLKRRRLEEEEPSKAYFRSRKEPAKDCVLRILNMINAMMKSVGEYQSKHIRDKMKWSFPLTVDRRLKDSLERSKIQTRKHGLDLDACSENVIQHRTLRNAHKATDSYEVESQISEDSLPDICMNDGNWIDVQGKKERRKRGLHLGLGRKQSKHSGLLSRKDKLFNSSQDYEKSFVYESDEAEDFEIFPSSSQRKHSSRGRIEIDKSSVPKDTSTECTEVLSSKMHHSEVEKNIEAVGTTEDIEVESHLSGDEDLLDVNSKVTPNNKRRKVESLEQSDTFAVNKQCSAVENKRKRPMRRTFILSDDKSFDIAEPSTSSAQNVETSKITNLASDVQLTTEQLACQRMSPLSKSVAKDSGNCLKSSNKKDYCGKKVDIQNCVSSSGGKDDQLNVGRSSNVEICIVEDNPSVGTSGFNLTRGANKESRRGKPVQDQIRPAPLRLKKNCLKNTGEIEVSKNQFAVSSGAQQIASGVGATSQRLNDDDQARSIEREEDSDGETVPCPLCLKTFPREQIEVHASDCSEIPESPQKQPKEVSRRVNRKQNQRGHLVEEVEVEHITENTKSSGSTKLENTRTPTGHERCLICKKTFKEGGDYLIHVNACKRMEDIKDSIVSPMASRTPGNKSGNPEGSARTPDRGIGRPRPNVRTGSLFEHLEEHYLL